A genomic region of Anaerolineales bacterium contains the following coding sequences:
- the gnd gene encoding decarboxylating 6-phosphogluconate dehydrogenase: MKIAMIGLGRMGGNMSRRLLQAGHQVVGYNLDDAATRQLQQEAGLLAAFSLAEAVAQLDAPRTVWLMLPAGEATESTLEALLGLLSPGDVVVDGGNANFRDSMRRAARLAEHGIDMLDVGVSGGVWGLENGYGLMVGGAAAAAERLAPLFAALAPEPQRGWGRVGPSGAGHYVKMVHNGIEYALMQAYAEGFELLATKEEFALDLHQVAEMWRYGTVIRSWLLDLAARALESDAKLTDIAGYVQDSGEGRWTVFEAINQDVPAPTITLALMQRFASRQPESFANKLIAALRNQFGGHAVKKAE, translated from the coding sequence ATGAAAATTGCCATGATTGGTCTTGGCCGCATGGGCGGCAACATGAGCCGCCGCTTGCTACAGGCGGGGCACCAGGTGGTGGGCTACAACCTGGACGATGCGGCCACGCGCCAATTGCAGCAAGAGGCTGGGTTGCTGGCGGCCTTCTCGCTGGCGGAGGCGGTGGCGCAACTCGACGCGCCGCGCACCGTGTGGCTGATGTTGCCCGCCGGTGAGGCCACCGAAAGCACGCTGGAAGCGCTGCTGGGCTTGCTCAGCCCCGGCGATGTAGTCGTGGATGGTGGCAACGCCAACTTTCGTGACAGTATGCGCCGCGCCGCTCGCCTGGCCGAGCACGGCATTGACATGCTGGATGTGGGTGTGAGCGGCGGCGTGTGGGGGCTGGAGAATGGCTACGGCCTGATGGTGGGCGGCGCGGCCGCCGCCGCCGAGCGCCTGGCGCCGCTGTTTGCCGCGCTGGCGCCCGAGCCGCAGCGCGGCTGGGGGCGCGTGGGGCCGAGCGGTGCGGGCCATTACGTCAAGATGGTGCACAACGGCATCGAATACGCGCTGATGCAGGCCTATGCCGAAGGCTTTGAGCTGCTGGCCACCAAAGAAGAATTCGCGCTGGACCTGCACCAGGTGGCTGAGATGTGGCGGTATGGCACCGTGATCCGCTCCTGGTTGCTGGATCTGGCAGCGCGTGCCCTCGAATCTGACGCCAAGCTCACCGATATTGCTGGCTACGTACAAGATTCTGGCGAGGGGCGCTGGACGGTGTTCGAGGCGATCAATCAAGATGTGCCCGCCCCGACGATCACGCTGGCGCTGATGCAGCGCTTTGCCAGCCGCCAGCCGGAGAGCTTTGCCAACAAGCTCATCGCCGCACTGCGCAACCAGTTCGGCGGGCACGCCGTCAAGAAGGCCGAATGA
- a CDS encoding DUF1801 domain-containing protein translates to MAESPKTVSEYIRTFPPATQQLLQAIRSTIQDAVPEAQEAISYRIAAFTVGGKYLMYFAGHSKHVAVYPIPPLPASTQKQIEPYQASKGTLRFALDKPLPLALIRKLALAHRKRIKETAKK, encoded by the coding sequence ATGGCCGAATCTCCCAAAACTGTCAGTGAGTACATTCGCACCTTTCCGCCTGCCACCCAGCAATTACTGCAAGCCATCCGCAGCACCATTCAGGACGCCGTGCCGGAGGCACAGGAGGCGATCAGCTATCGCATCGCTGCCTTCACCGTGGGGGGCAAGTATCTGATGTATTTTGCCGGCCACAGCAAGCATGTGGCCGTGTATCCCATCCCGCCGTTGCCGGCCAGCACCCAAAAGCAGATCGAACCGTACCAAGCCTCCAAGGGCACGCTGCGCTTCGCGCTGGATAAGCCCTTGCCGCTGGCCTTGATCCGCAAGCTTGCCCTGGCGCACCGCAAGAGAATTAAAGAAACCGCAAAGAAGTAA
- the tig gene encoding trigger factor, whose translation MKINSQSTSEDHQLLLSVEIEPEVMANAKQKAARKIAKQIKIPGFRPGKAPYNVVEKQVGEAAIKDEAIDIMLGDVYPQLIEETGVKPYGPGTLEKIDEEQNPPVYEFRVPLTPEVTLGDYDKIRLPFEERQPSEEDIQKVFTNLREQNATLTPAERPAQEGDIGYILLSAVRQQPKDGEADLLPERRYPVVIEKEDVDGNNEWPFPGFSRALIGLSAGEDKSFTHTFAADSEFEDLRGETAEFKVKLEEVKARELPALDDSLAQSMGDYKTMDDLRAEIVRQLTENMNQEAREAYEDKIVTQMIAESTIKYPPQMLHHEVHHYIEDMVPDLNARGLDMDTYLKSRQMSMDDLEKEVEPVVEERLKKSLVIMEASRKETIEIPENEMQEIVQRRLGQLQQMVSAQDMRKFLQDRDNVQGLVSRTMSEEIIRRTLARLGAIAQGKGDEHRKESAAASVSMEDAAEAPAGEAPAAEAAPEASQAAAKDTGKESDNE comes from the coding sequence TTGAAGATCAATAGTCAATCCACGTCAGAGGACCATCAACTGCTGCTCTCGGTCGAGATCGAGCCCGAGGTGATGGCCAACGCCAAGCAAAAAGCGGCGCGTAAGATCGCCAAGCAGATCAAGATCCCCGGGTTTCGCCCCGGCAAAGCGCCCTACAACGTGGTGGAAAAGCAAGTTGGCGAAGCCGCCATCAAAGATGAAGCCATCGACATCATGTTGGGTGATGTATATCCCCAACTCATCGAAGAGACCGGCGTAAAACCCTACGGCCCCGGCACGCTGGAAAAGATCGACGAGGAGCAGAACCCGCCGGTATATGAATTCCGCGTGCCGCTGACCCCCGAAGTCACCCTGGGCGACTATGACAAGATCCGCCTGCCGTTTGAAGAACGCCAGCCGAGCGAAGAAGACATCCAAAAAGTCTTTACCAATCTGCGCGAGCAGAACGCCACGCTGACCCCGGCGGAGCGCCCGGCGCAGGAAGGCGATATCGGCTACATCCTGCTCAGCGCCGTACGCCAGCAACCCAAGGATGGCGAGGCGGATTTGCTGCCCGAGCGCCGCTACCCGGTGGTGATCGAAAAAGAAGACGTGGATGGCAACAACGAATGGCCCTTCCCGGGCTTCTCGCGGGCCTTGATCGGCCTGAGCGCCGGAGAAGACAAGAGCTTCACGCACACCTTCGCGGCGGACTCTGAATTTGAGGACCTGCGCGGCGAGACGGCCGAATTCAAAGTGAAGCTGGAAGAGGTCAAGGCGCGCGAGCTACCGGCGCTGGATGATTCGCTGGCTCAGAGCATGGGCGATTACAAAACCATGGACGATCTGCGCGCCGAGATTGTGCGCCAGCTCACCGAGAACATGAACCAGGAAGCGCGTGAGGCATACGAAGACAAGATCGTCACGCAGATGATCGCCGAGAGCACGATCAAGTACCCGCCGCAGATGCTGCACCACGAAGTGCACCATTACATCGAAGACATGGTGCCGGATTTGAACGCGCGGGGCCTGGATATGGACACCTACCTCAAGAGTCGCCAGATGAGCATGGACGACCTGGAAAAAGAGGTAGAGCCGGTGGTGGAAGAGCGCCTGAAGAAATCACTGGTGATCATGGAAGCCTCGCGCAAAGAGACGATCGAGATCCCTGAAAATGAAATGCAGGAGATCGTGCAGCGCCGTCTGGGCCAGTTGCAACAAATGGTCTCGGCGCAGGATATGCGCAAGTTCCTGCAAGACCGTGACAACGTGCAGGGCTTGGTAAGCCGCACGATGAGCGAAGAGATCATTCGCCGCACCCTCGCCCGCCTGGGCGCGATTGCCCAGGGCAAGGGTGACGAGCACCGTAAAGAATCGGCGGCGGCCAGCGTCAGTATGGAAGACGCCGCCGAGGCGCCTGCAGGCGAAGCGCCTGCGGCCGAAGCGGCCCCCGAGGCCAGCCAAGCGGCGGCCAAAGACACAGGAAAGGAAAGTGACAATGAATAA
- a CDS encoding ATP-dependent Clp protease proteolytic subunit — protein MNKLNTAPGAAGFSPQAVIPMVIESTGRGERAFDIYSLLLKNRIILVSTPIDDQTANLAVAQLIYLSNEDPDAPIQMYISSPGGSIYAGMGIYDTMQMIPNQISTVAVGFTASFGTILLTAGAKGHRYALPNATIHMHQPWQQGGGGQASDIEIQAKEILRQRARLNEILVERTGRTLAEIEKDTDRDTYMTAKEAVDYGLVDQVLEPRELKQLNEKKK, from the coding sequence ATGAATAAGCTCAATACCGCCCCCGGCGCGGCCGGGTTTAGCCCGCAAGCTGTCATCCCGATGGTGATCGAATCCACGGGGCGCGGCGAGCGTGCCTTTGACATCTACTCGCTGCTGCTCAAGAACCGCATCATCCTGGTGAGCACGCCGATCGACGACCAGACCGCCAACCTGGCCGTGGCCCAGCTCATCTACCTCAGTAATGAGGATCCGGATGCGCCGATCCAGATGTATATCTCCTCCCCCGGTGGTTCGATCTACGCGGGCATGGGCATCTACGACACCATGCAAATGATCCCCAACCAGATCAGCACGGTGGCCGTGGGCTTCACCGCCTCGTTCGGCACGATCTTGCTGACCGCTGGCGCCAAGGGTCACCGCTATGCACTGCCCAACGCCACCATCCACATGCACCAGCCGTGGCAGCAAGGCGGCGGCGGCCAGGCCAGCGACATCGAGATCCAGGCCAAGGAAATTCTGCGCCAGCGTGCCCGCCTCAACGAGATCCTGGTGGAGCGCACCGGCCGCACTTTGGCGGAGATCGAGAAGGACACCGACCGCGACACCTACATGACCGCCAAGGAAGCCGTGGACTACGGCCTGGTGGATCAGGTACTGGAGCCGCGCGAGTTGAAGCAGCTCAACGAGAAGAAGAAGTAA
- a CDS encoding HAD-IIA family hydrolase, with translation MTALKALLLDMDGVLWRGTQPIGSVPDNLAAIAAKGLQAAFVTNNSTLTVEQYQEKFRKFGAEVDARQIHTSANASAHYLQQQFPQGGNVFVIGEEGLQQAMLARGFTLADHDCVAVVAGLDRQLSYDKLRSATLQIAKGAAFIGTNPDRTLPSPDGPVPGAGSILAAIQAASGVQPTIIGKPGTAGFMAAMDALGVSPAETMMIGDRVDTDIAGAQAAGCRTGLVLSGITTAAEAQAWQPAPDHIAADLATLLAALP, from the coding sequence ATGACTGCACTCAAAGCTCTACTCTTGGATATGGATGGCGTGCTGTGGCGCGGCACGCAGCCGATCGGCAGCGTGCCCGACAACCTGGCGGCGATTGCCGCCAAGGGGCTGCAAGCCGCCTTCGTGACCAACAACTCCACCCTCACAGTGGAGCAATACCAGGAAAAGTTCCGTAAATTCGGTGCGGAAGTAGACGCCAGGCAGATCCACACCTCGGCCAATGCTTCGGCCCACTATCTGCAGCAACAGTTCCCCCAAGGTGGCAACGTCTTCGTCATCGGCGAAGAAGGACTGCAGCAAGCTATGCTGGCGCGCGGCTTCACCCTGGCGGATCACGATTGTGTAGCCGTGGTGGCTGGGCTTGATCGCCAGCTCAGCTATGACAAGCTGCGCAGCGCCACGCTGCAGATCGCCAAGGGTGCTGCATTCATCGGCACCAACCCCGACCGCACACTACCCTCGCCGGATGGCCCGGTACCAGGCGCGGGCAGCATCCTGGCGGCGATCCAAGCCGCCAGCGGCGTGCAGCCTACCATCATCGGCAAGCCCGGCACCGCGGGCTTCATGGCGGCCATGGATGCCCTGGGCGTCAGCCCGGCTGAAACGATGATGATCGGCGACCGCGTGGATACCGATATCGCCGGCGCGCAAGCGGCCGGCTGCCGCACCGGCCTGGTGCTGAGCGGCATCACCACCGCCGCCGAGGCGCAGGCCTGGCAGCCCGCGCCGGATCACATCGCCGCCGACCTGGCCACATTGCTGGCAGCTTTGCCGTAA
- the rlmN gene encoding 23S rRNA (adenine(2503)-C(2))-methyltransferase RlmN, which translates to MHPHPLIYDFSQAELAEQLRGFGQPAYRAAQIWDGLYKQLWARPEEFTNLPKELRAQLAEHFSFASLKAILTQHSSDKQTHKTLFKLPDNNAIETVLMRYDDRDGSQGRRTLCISSQAGCAMGCVFCATGQMGFRSNLSSGQIVEQVLYFARQLKQDGEHVTNVVLMGMGEPFHNYNAVMGAIARLNDPKGFGLGNRHFTISTVGLIPAIRRYTQERHQMGLAISLHAADDALRASMLPINNRYPIKDLIEACRDYVASSGRRITFEWALISGVNDTPEQARKLANLLQGLLCHVNVIPLNPTKGYGGKRSTRESVAEFKRILEEGGISCTVRVRRGIDIQAGCGQLAEKAQGQLVHIDN; encoded by the coding sequence ATGCACCCACACCCCCTCATTTACGATTTCAGCCAGGCCGAGCTGGCCGAGCAGTTGCGCGGCTTCGGCCAACCGGCGTACCGCGCCGCGCAAATTTGGGATGGGCTCTACAAGCAGCTGTGGGCACGGCCTGAAGAGTTCACCAACCTGCCCAAAGAGCTGCGCGCCCAACTGGCCGAGCACTTTAGCTTCGCCAGCCTCAAGGCGATTCTCACGCAGCACTCCAGCGACAAGCAAACCCACAAGACGCTGTTCAAGTTGCCCGATAACAACGCCATCGAAACCGTGCTGATGCGCTACGACGATCGGGATGGTAGCCAGGGGCGCCGCACGCTGTGCATCAGCAGCCAGGCTGGCTGTGCGATGGGCTGCGTGTTCTGCGCCACCGGACAGATGGGCTTCCGCAGCAATCTGAGCAGCGGCCAAATCGTGGAGCAGGTGCTGTACTTTGCGCGCCAGCTCAAGCAGGATGGTGAGCACGTCACCAATGTGGTGCTGATGGGCATGGGCGAGCCCTTTCACAACTACAACGCGGTGATGGGAGCGATCGCGCGCCTCAACGATCCCAAGGGCTTCGGCCTCGGCAACCGCCACTTCACCATCTCCACCGTGGGGCTCATCCCGGCCATCCGGCGCTACACCCAAGAGCGCCACCAAATGGGCCTGGCGATCTCACTGCATGCCGCCGATGACGCGCTGCGCGCCAGCATGCTGCCGATCAACAATCGCTACCCGATCAAAGACTTGATCGAGGCGTGCCGCGACTATGTGGCCAGCAGCGGGCGGCGCATCACCTTCGAGTGGGCGTTGATCAGCGGGGTCAACGACACGCCGGAGCAAGCGCGCAAGCTGGCCAACCTGCTGCAGGGCTTGCTATGCCACGTGAACGTGATCCCGCTCAACCCCACCAAGGGCTACGGCGGCAAGCGCTCCACCCGCGAGAGCGTGGCCGAGTTCAAGCGCATCCTCGAAGAAGGCGGGATCTCGTGCACCGTGCGCGTGCGCCGCGGCATCGATATTCAGGCGGGCTGCGGCCAATTGGCCGAAAAAGCGCAGGGCCAACTTGTGCACATTGACAACTGA
- a CDS encoding NIL domain-containing protein, whose protein sequence is MTEQVVRLIYPPAAVNTPVVTHLIRNFNGLTVNIMHAETNSSDGWIEVQLAGTAAIIEAAIDWLRKQGIEVQVLGH, encoded by the coding sequence ATGACTGAACAAGTCGTGCGCCTTATCTATCCGCCTGCCGCGGTGAACACGCCGGTTGTGACTCACTTGATTCGCAACTTCAACGGGCTCACTGTGAACATCATGCATGCGGAGACAAATTCCAGCGATGGCTGGATCGAAGTGCAGCTCGCCGGAACGGCAGCCATCATTGAAGCTGCCATCGATTGGCTGCGCAAACAAGGGATCGAGGTGCAAGTCTTGGGGCATTAA
- the mgtE gene encoding magnesium transporter, translating into MNDRVPDFELELERIQEFLREDRITEALDVFKGLNLGDQVEVYNQLPEERQEEFVRLLPPEEVAELFNRLSDAQAVDAAEHLTAETLSEILDEMQPDQVADILGDLPPEQANEALQQMEDPDDVIPLLAYPDETAGGRMTTEYIAMRRHTRAAQAIEFLREIHPDHEVPYYVFVIDRERRLCGVMGMRELVVALPDKLVEDLMDPDVIYVTAGTHQEEVARLMSNNNLSAIPVVDDNGHMLGVITFDDVIDVLKEEAGEDILQLGGVEPGPLLDVPYWSQKISQVVRSRFTWLLTLFVAETLTGTVMRHYDEEIKTVVSLAFFVPLLIGTGGNAGSQTVATIIRGMALGEVKRNEMLWVLWKEFRTGIALGVLLGLVGFGRALLWGVDWHLAITVALTIAIICIWANSVAAMIPMLADKMGIDPTIISGPFMSTLIDATGLIIYFSLAAWILPQL; encoded by the coding sequence ATGAACGACCGAGTGCCGGATTTCGAACTCGAACTGGAGCGCATCCAGGAATTCTTACGAGAGGACCGAATAACCGAGGCACTCGATGTGTTTAAGGGCCTCAACCTCGGCGATCAGGTCGAGGTGTATAACCAGCTCCCCGAAGAACGCCAGGAAGAATTCGTACGCTTGCTGCCCCCTGAAGAGGTGGCGGAACTGTTTAACCGTCTGAGCGATGCGCAGGCGGTGGACGCGGCCGAGCATCTCACCGCCGAAACGCTCTCCGAAATTTTGGATGAGATGCAGCCGGACCAGGTGGCAGACATCCTGGGTGACCTGCCGCCCGAGCAAGCCAATGAAGCGCTGCAACAGATGGAGGATCCCGATGATGTGATCCCCCTGCTGGCCTACCCGGATGAAACCGCCGGTGGCCGCATGACCACCGAATACATCGCCATGCGCCGGCATACGCGTGCCGCCCAGGCGATCGAGTTCCTGCGTGAGATCCACCCGGATCATGAGGTACCGTATTACGTCTTCGTCATCGACCGCGAGCGGCGGCTGTGCGGCGTAATGGGCATGCGCGAGCTGGTGGTGGCGCTGCCCGACAAGCTGGTGGAAGACCTGATGGACCCGGATGTGATCTACGTCACGGCCGGCACCCATCAGGAGGAAGTGGCGCGCCTGATGAGCAACAACAACCTCTCAGCCATCCCGGTGGTGGATGACAATGGCCACATGCTGGGCGTGATCACCTTTGACGATGTGATCGACGTGCTGAAAGAGGAAGCGGGTGAAGACATTCTGCAATTGGGTGGTGTTGAGCCTGGCCCTTTGCTGGACGTGCCCTATTGGTCACAAAAGATTTCGCAGGTGGTGCGCTCACGCTTTACCTGGCTGCTGACGCTGTTTGTGGCCGAGACGCTGACCGGCACGGTGATGCGCCACTACGATGAGGAGATCAAAACGGTGGTCTCGCTGGCCTTCTTTGTGCCCCTACTGATCGGCACCGGCGGTAACGCCGGCTCACAAACCGTGGCCACGATCATTCGCGGCATGGCGCTCGGCGAAGTAAAGCGCAACGAAATGCTGTGGGTGCTGTGGAAGGAGTTCCGCACCGGCATCGCCCTGGGCGTGCTCCTGGGGCTGGTGGGCTTTGGGCGCGCCCTATTGTGGGGGGTGGATTGGCATCTGGCCATCACCGTCGCATTGACGATTGCGATTATCTGCATCTGGGCCAACTCCGTGGCGGCAATGATCCCCATGCTGGCCGATAAGATGGGCATCGACCCTACGATCATCTCCGGGCCGTTTATGTCGACCTTGATCGATGCCACCGGGCTGATCATCTACTTCAGCCTGGCCGCCTGGATCCTGCCACAGCTCTAA
- a CDS encoding class I SAM-dependent methyltransferase, translating to MHALLRLFFYLLYQPLAWSYDAVAWLVSLGRWRSWVASSLSALRGQRVLELGQGPGHLQVVMRKAGYTPVGLDLSAQMGHLAARRLAAAGNAPLLVRADGRWLPFRAGAFDSVVATFPTEYVFSAQSLSEARRVLPAGGRLVLLPVAWITGGSMLERAAAWLFRITGEAPAWDERWAAAIAAAGFVVREQRVALPGSEVLLLLCERR from the coding sequence ATGCACGCGCTGCTGCGCTTATTCTTCTATCTGCTCTACCAGCCGTTGGCGTGGAGCTATGATGCGGTGGCCTGGCTGGTTTCGCTGGGCCGCTGGCGTAGCTGGGTGGCCAGCAGCCTGAGCGCCCTGCGCGGCCAACGCGTGCTGGAGCTGGGCCAGGGCCCCGGCCACCTCCAGGTGGTTATGCGCAAGGCGGGCTATACGCCAGTGGGGCTTGACCTTAGCGCCCAGATGGGCCACCTGGCAGCCCGGCGGCTGGCCGCCGCGGGCAATGCGCCCCTGTTGGTACGCGCCGATGGGCGCTGGCTGCCCTTCCGCGCTGGGGCTTTTGACAGCGTTGTGGCCACCTTTCCCACCGAGTATGTCTTCAGCGCGCAGAGCCTGAGCGAGGCGCGGCGCGTGCTGCCTGCGGGTGGGCGCCTGGTCTTGTTGCCCGTGGCCTGGATCACCGGGGGCAGTATGCTAGAGCGCGCCGCGGCCTGGCTGTTCCGCATCACCGGCGAAGCGCCGGCCTGGGACGAGCGCTGGGCTGCGGCGATTGCCGCAGCAGGCTTCGTGGTGCGCGAACAGCGTGTAGCGTTGCCCGGATCCGAGGTGCTGCTGCTGCTGTGTGAGCGGCGATGA